Within the Medicago truncatula cultivar Jemalong A17 chromosome 4, MtrunA17r5.0-ANR, whole genome shotgun sequence genome, the region TGATCGATTTGAGTGTAATAGCAAGAGTGTTTCTGTCACATCATTTGGTGGCATTCAAGAAAGGAAATTTTTGAATTCAAAGGTGATGCAGTTGAATTATAGATCACTTTGTCTTTGTTCGAGTTTTTGGGGACATTGGAAGGAGCATCTAAGGGAAATAATTAGAGCTGCTCAATGATTTTTATTGCAAAATGGGCATTGCTTTTGAGTCCCTTTTCTCAGGAAAtgaatacaacaacaacaaccaagccttatcccactaagtggggtcggctacatggatcaaatgacgccatagtgttctatcatacaccaaatttggatccaactcattgacctctaaatcctttctaatggtttctttaatagttttcgtaggtcttcctctacctcttttaacttgactctcctccatttgatctactcttcttaccacggcatctacgggtcttctctctacatgcccaaaccatctaagcctattttctaccaacttttctactataggtgctacccccactctctctctaatggtgtcattcctaatcctatccTGTCTAGTCTTACCCCTCATCCAACACAACATCCTGATCTCTgctacacttacttgattctcaTGTTGACTCTTAACCGAACAACACTCCGTACCATACAACAACACCGGTCTGACTGTTGTCCAatagaactttcctttcaacttaagtGGTACTTTTCTCAGGAAATGAATGTTTAATCAATATGTAACTGCATGCTGTGATTGGAGAATTTGTATTTTTTGGACTTGCCTAATTGAAATTTTGTCCAACTTGtacattttgtattttaaaaggAAACTTAAAGGTAAAAAAGCCCCAGTTGTTCAGCCAGTTGAAAGATGTGTTTTTTTACATTTACATTGATGATTGATAAAATTATAAGAACATGGTAGTTTAGTGATTGGAgtcttttttattaataacacCATACTTTGCAGTTTGGTGGGGTATCTATGTTCAACGATTTCACAATGTGAAGTCACTGGCCGTGTAATTTATTTCTACTGCTGTATCAAGTTATAACTGCCTCTACCAATTACTGATGATTTTGTCCCTTAAAAGAGTTGATGCCGTGtcaagattttgtaatttttttatcagtCTAAAAAGGGATGATATGAAAATGATCAGTTTGACCGATAGTACTTGCGGTTATATTTTGTTGATATCATATGATGTTGCATAGAGatgttatatttaataaaatataatgacGTCATTTGACCCATGTAGCCAGTCCTACTTACTGAGATATTATATATTACAAAACATTTATGCATAAAAGGCCTCAACTTCTTAACCCTTCTAGGCTTTTTGatgttaagaaaaaaagtgGAAATGGAAACTATAGTGTATGACATACATTTGATTTTGTTGCAGAGAGAACACCTACAATATACTGATGTATGGGAATGGTTCCTCTCTTGGTAAATTTTTTGTATGAGCTTGTTATGTGAGTTTGTCTGAAAAGTTAACATCTATCTCTTTTCAAATATTAACAAATTTTGATTGAGCCAAGCCTGTATAATAGTGCTATAAAAGGGAGGATTAAAAACATAGAATGAGAGGTTTTATTTCTCTAATTTGCCTTTGTTGCTCCATGATACGTATTTGATAATTCACAGCTTTTCTGTTTGCAAGTGCAAAACGGAGAGATTCAATGGAGATTCAGAAAAAAAGAACAGCACACAGATTGCATAAGAGCAAAGCTGCTGTCGAAGTTCCTCCTGAACCCAGCACAAGTTCAGTGGACCTAAATTACGAAGATTTCTTGGTTCCTGCCACAATGCCTATGGAAGTGCGGGCTCCAATTCCTGACGAACAACAACGTGAAGTTTTCAAGTGGATTCtggaagagaaaagaaaagtgaaACCAAAGGATGCTATggagaaaaaacaaattgacgAAGACAAGGACATTCTTAAGCAGTTCCTGCGTGCAAATTCCATACCCAAGTTTTAACTTCCTCTTGACTCTTGCATTATTAATAACTGATAGGTTAAAGTTTCAATCTGATAAATAGGCTTTGATCTTCACAAGCTCATCACTTCggaagttcattttttttttgctgaacaGGACAGTAACAGGTTAATGGCATTGCATTTCCAACAGTTTTAGCCTTTAGGGAAGCAAGCATCAAATTAACCTAACTACATTCTTGTAACCATACCAATCGTGCATTGTTGGATAACTGTAGCCTTAAACATAGATATTAAGCTAGAATATTAGTGTTATATCAACAACTTGATTGAAAATGAGAACCATTATGCCTGCTACATGGTAGGTCTCTACTTATCAATTGTATACTTCTTAGTTTTTGCTCTTCATGTGATATATCTGTTGGTTGTATGCCTGGATGAATGATGTACTtgcaaattgatattttaatgatTAAGCCTATCTTTGGATCCATAGTGAATTCATCATCCCtgcttttgtaattttttctaaatCCAAACACActaaattttatgttgaaaaccATTGTGGGGGACGCCATGTACTGGCAAAAGAAAAGACAAGAAAAGATAGCGATATAAACAATATAATCTAACTCAGACATATGGTTATGTACTATTGTTTGTGACATAGTTGCCATGTGAACTAGGGAACCCTGATATATTTCAACTTTCAAGTGGGTCAAGGTGCACAACCAAAGTGTTTTTATGTGGCACAGTGAAAGAACTAGATTTGATGTGGAGCAGTCACTGTGGCCCTCGACTGTTGATGAAGATCAAATGGTTGAGATTGAGTTTTTAATTTATGACTCTATATTCAACGGCTCGAATTGTCTGAGTGCAGTGAATATGAATCTCAAATGTCATTTGGCGCCGATCTTCATGCGCATCCCGCATATGTTATCCTCCAAGGCAGGAAGAGTGGTATTCtctgaagccccgatactttaAAATGGATGACGTTCCGTATCCCCTGTGCATCATGCACCGATACCTGCCtggagagtatccaaatattaaattttatttttaaaaaaataattatccgatactttccgatacgTCCCAATACGcacggatacttgtgttttttatattatttttatttctgtttttttttctttcaaaaataagaataaaaatattatattactataatatatatatatttcttttatctttctttggtgccagtacgacccacaccacacaaacaattgcatctttccctttctaagaaattagggtttcaactttttcttccaaagtggTCGCCGTCCACTTTGGCCACTGTCGAACTATCCAAAAGCTTGCTTTAAAGCTTCTTGTGCAACCTTGTTCTTCCTCCTGTTGTGAGAGAAATTGGGgtactttctcttttatccattctttgaaaagaaacaaaatggatCCAAAAAGGATAGAAGATTTGGTTTATGTGCATACTAATCTTCGACTCTTGTCAAGGAAAGAAGATGGATATAAGAAAGGAAAATCAAGAATGTGGGACATTAGTGGAGATGCGCATGAACCTCTTGATGGTGTTAGAATTGAGTTAGCAGAGTTGTCTTTGGATGAACCATATTTGGAAGCTGATTTGTATCTTGATGATGGGAATGGAGGAGAGTAGATGTAAACGTTAGTTACTTGTTAGTGTTAACTCTTAgtactgatgtgttcttttttggatatagtgctttttggatcgatatagtatagcactaacaagttccttttggatatagtgtagcattgatgtatagcactgatggtgctctttttggtatatactgcgtatgtaattgactaatgaccactctcttaatcgtcaatattatttatatttatgttaatgtgctacgagtctggtttcttgtgtttgttaatatatttgcatattaaaaaaatggttataattatattttacatttaattatataattttttttaggcttaatgatgtgtttcgtctttgcaattaggcgtcatttaaaaattagtacctgtaatcgctaatcctggcaatttactcttacattgtttaatcatttaaaatttcgtcctttgaccaacttaatcactgccacgtcatcaaattagcaaaatggcatgagaatggacaaaaataccctcgtcaTCCATtcatgaaatgacatttttacccctgtcttcatcttcttctcataataaagacgagggtatttttgtccattctcaTGCCAtattgctaatttgatgacgtggcagtgattaaatTGATCAAAGGAcggaattttaaatgattaaacaatgcaatgGTAAATTGCTAGGATTAGTGATTACatggactaatttttaaatgacgcctaattgcaaggacgaaacacatcattaagccttttttttattaacgtatcccagccgtatcgtatcttgatttttgaaatttttccgtatcggtgcagtatcgtatccgtatcgtatctcgtatccgaGCTTCAGAGGTGGTGTTcaattttctttcattattattaatttattatataaaacaaaGTTTTTCTAGGCCCCCACCTGGAAAAGATTAAAAATGTTGGCTGAATGAAAagtaaaccgaaatttctacTGCAGAAACATCAATCCTTAATTACTTCGATATCTGAAATTCAGTTTgcatagaagaaaaattaagtACTGTTGATGAATCAGGATAATTTGGTTATTATTTACATTGGTGGTGTATTCATCCGCTTGAATGTTTAGGAGTTGTTGATGCTAGATAGTAGCGGTTGATTTGCTACTAGCTTTGAGCTCTTACATGCGTTCTTCCTAGATTGTTTTTGATAATCTGGCTTTTATCGTTCTCATACGTTAGTGGTTGTAATTATGTCTTTAAGGCACACTCTGTGCTTTGAATTGTGTTGTTAATAAAATTCTTTGGTTTCTCAAAATATAGTTTACAGAGAAGAATACAGTtaccaaataataaatatatcaatcacaAACTCACAGTGGCATGTTTCCATTCCAAACACGCCATAACTTTGATAAACAACAGCTGAAAATTGACCGTTGTTGTTGATGCAACGGTGCATGACTTAGCAATATGCTAGTTTTGTTTGAGAGGTCGTCATAGATTGAAATCTAATCTAGAGTTGATGGTCCAACTCGTTTCTCTTTCTTATTTGGACACCTTATTAATGCAGTTCTTGTCTTATAGTATTGATTATCTTTGCAACGTTAGGGACCATTCTAATCTCAGGTAACTTATGCAGCAGTAACAAAGGCAAAGAGGGGGGGCACCGTTGGGAGATGATTTCTTTGTTACTTTACATGCAGCTGTAGGTCCAGGACTGTGTTTTACCTTTTTTATAATTAACTGCAGATTGTACTCCATCCGATGACATTTACCTCAAATAAAGGATTAAATACttttttggtctcttaactatttaattgatatcgctttggtcccttaactaaaaaaaagattgtttaaggattttaagttttttttttagtctcgttttggtccttgtgttaggtttccgttagttttaataaaaaagttaagtgtggacacgtgtcaccttgtcattggctctgagatattttttttaacaatttttttttttgttttatcaaaaaatttaattttttttaatatatatatatatattttttgtaaaaaattcccaaaaccaatgacacgtgtta harbors:
- the LOC25494245 gene encoding uncharacterized protein isoform X2, whose amino-acid sequence is MLRKKVEMETIVYDIHLILLQREHLQYTDVWEWFLSCAKRRDSMEIQKKRTAHRLHKSKAAVEVPPEPSTSSVDLNYEDFLVPATMPMEVRAPIPDEQQREVFKWILEEKRKVKPKDAMEKKQIDEDKDILKQFLRANSIPKF
- the LOC25494245 gene encoding uncharacterized protein isoform X3, yielding MYGNGSSLAFLFASAKRRDSMEIQKKRTAHRLHKSKAAVEVPPEPSTSSVDLNYEDFLVPATMPMEVRAPIPDEQQREVFKWILEEKRKVKPKDAMEKKQIDEDKDILKQFLRANSIPKF
- the LOC25494245 gene encoding uncharacterized protein isoform X1, which gives rise to MNETPPPQPVPPTGLPMKRFKFVWRFLLLSNLALGAFLFASAKRRDSMEIQKKRTAHRLHKSKAAVEVPPEPSTSSVDLNYEDFLVPATMPMEVRAPIPDEQQREVFKWILEEKRKVKPKDAMEKKQIDEDKDILKQFLRANSIPKF